In Nicotiana tabacum cultivar K326 chromosome 19, ASM71507v2, whole genome shotgun sequence, one DNA window encodes the following:
- the LOC107808237 gene encoding uncharacterized protein LOC107808237 — protein sequence MDIVTQDFAALCTSKPSKTPLALPGKSSPTTSPANFRMCATLRRMRINYKVGHFPLFPTSLYTSQLLVLHFLTPPHKVLNPKVTSFSTESSYCSSNLLDSEKGFDFLEQFSPFKNLSNSSTYTVITSNERRKIVVGLSRMIKNEKGYILEAFSRDFCPSFLVKIMKLIGNREVAFAFFKFVFQDYSESTVKSCCISAHLLAAGQLRLLAQDIISWIIRRIGKCRSDEIVEFMWREHCKYECDFSVLDSLMRAFLTAEMVSAALEISSKMRDSGLRPSSSAVGILFKLLLRIGDYGNVWKLFRDMLHKGPRPTNNLFNVMILGYCRKGSLRTGESLCHLMRKFGCEPDVFTYNILINAYCIRGWTSDALHWVHMMIDHGCNPSISTFSTVINALCKEGNMMEARKVFDGMQEVGVFPSTITYNALMDGYVKAREIYQANMLYEEMKKKGIVPDAITLNILVAGHYKYGREEDGDRLLWDLTVTGLFPDCLFSDVSIAGLCWAGRLNEAVTLLDSMLEKGIPVSVIAFNSIIAAYSKEGLEEKAFEVYNIMVQFGQTPSASTCASLLMGLATTGRLQEARNLMAKMIAMSFPVNRTAFTVLLDGYFKKGDVIGARILWEEMEMMGIAPDSVAFSALIDGLAKAGSVEDAYDAFFQMTRKGLVPNNFVYNSLITGFCNSGKLNEAQKLERDMRDRGLLPDVFTINTIINGFCKQGRMRLAVDSFVEMQRSGIQPDIVTYNTLINGFCKAFDMVNADNFMTRMYASGWEPDITTYNIKLHGFCSSRRINRAVMMLDELVSAGVVPNTVTYNTMMNSACNDILDRAMILAAKLLKMAFIPNTVTANLLLSHLWKQGLPQRTLMWGQKLSEIGFEFDEITYKILDNASHYIQENTEYCTETTGKSLFLDFLMYITYDYIRRSKAYSDKNDSSYELVEDGPCGSFKLVNKAYSQFDERARN from the coding sequence ATGGACATTGTCACTCAAGATTTTGCTGCGCTGTGCACGTCAAAACCTTCAAAAACTCCGTTAGCTTTGCCGGGAAAATCATCCCCGACGACATCTCCGGCGAATTTCCGGATGTGTGCCACTTTGCGCCGTATGCGCATCAATTACAAGGTGGGTCATTTTCCCCTGTTTCCAACATCCTTGTACACTTCACAACTGCTAGTTTTACACTTCCTCACTCCACCACACAAAGTCCTAAACCCTAAAGTTACCAGCTTTTCTACTGAAAGCTCATATTGCAGTTCAAATTTATTAGATTCTGAAAAAGGATTTGATTTTCTTGAACAGTTTTCCCCTTTTAAGAATTTGTCAAACTCTTCTACTTACACTGTCATTACCTCAAATGAGAGGCGTAAAATTGTTGTGGGGTTATCAAGAatgataaaaaatgaaaaaggttaCATTTTGGAAGCATTTTCAAGAGATTTTTGCCCATCTTTTTTGGTAAAAATTATGAAGTTGATTGGTAATAGGGAAGTTGCATTTGCATTCTTTAAGTTTGTTTTTCAAGATTATTCGGAGAGTACAGTGAAGTCATGTTGTATTAGTGCGCATTTATTGGCTGCTGGACAGTTGAGGCTATTGGCACAGGATATAATATCTTGGATCATTAGGAGGATTGGAAAATGTAGGAGTGATGAGATTGTGGAGTTCATGTGGAGGGAGCATTGTAAGTATGAGTGTGACTTTTCAGTTCTTGATTCATTAATGCGGGCTTTTTTAACCGCAGAAATGGTTTCGGCTGCATTAGAGATTTCGAGTAAGATGAGAGACAGTGGGTTGAGGCCGAGTTCATCAGCTGTCGGCATCCTATTTAAGTTGTTGCTTAGGATTGGTGATTATGGTAATGTCTGGAAGTTATTTCGGGATATGTTGCATAAAGGGCCTCGTCCTACTAACAATCTCTTTAATGTAATGATTCTTGGATATTGTAGAAAAGGCAGTCTTCGAACGGGAGAGAGTTTATGTCATCTCATGAGGAAGTTTGGATGTGAGCCAGATGTTTTTACATATAATATTTTGATCAATGCATACTGTATTAGAGGATGGACTTCAGATGCATTGCACTGGGTGCATATGATGATTGATCATGGATGTAATCCAAGTATCTCTACCTTTAGTACGGTAATTAATGCCTTATGCAAAGAAGGCAACATGATGGAAGCCAGAAAGGTTTTTGATGGAATGCAAGAGGTGGGTGTCTTTCCTAGCACCATCACATATAATGCTTTGATGGATGGCTACGTTAAAGCACGGGAAATATATCAAGCAAATATGCTatatgaagaaatgaaaaagaagggTATAGTTCCAGATGCTATAACTCTTAACATTTTGGTGGCAGGTCACTATAAGTATGGTAGGGAAGAGGATGGCGACCGATTATTATGGGATCTAACAGTGACGGGACTTTTTCCAGATTGTTTATTCTCTGATGTATCAATTGCAGGATTGTGTTGGGCAGGAAGGTTGAACGAGGCTGTAACATTGTTGGATAGTATGCTTGAGAAGGGGATACCTGTTAGTGTAATAGCTTTTAATTCCATTATTGCTGCTTACAGCAAAGAAGGGTTAGAAGAAAAAGCATTTGAAGTCTATAATATTATGGTTCAGTTTGGTCAGACTCCTTCAGCTTCCACGTGTGCTTCCCTTCTCATGGGTTTGGCAACGACAGGGAGGCTGCAAGAAGCGAGAAATTTAATGGCTAAGATGATTGCAATGTCCTTCCCTGTTAACAGAActgctttcactgtgcttctggATGGGTATTTTAAGAAAGGGGATGTAATAGGAGCTAGAATATTGTGGGAAGAAATGGAAATGATGGGAATCGCTCCTGATTCTGTTGCTTTTTCTGCATTGATAGATGGGCTTGCTAAAGCAGGATCTGTTGAAGATGCGTATGATGCCTTTTTCCAGATGACTAGGAAAGGGCTTGTGCCTAATAATTTTGTTTATAATTCGCTAATTACTGGTTTTTGTAATAGCGGAAAACTGAATGAAGCTCAGAAACTAGAGAGGGACATGAGGGATAGGGGTCTTCTCCCGGATGTCTTTACAATTAATACCATCATCAATGGTTTCTGCAAACAGGGAAGAATGAGATTAGCTGTTGACAGTTTTGTGGAAATGCAACGAAGTGGTATACAACCTGATATTGTTACATATAACACCTTGATCAACGGATTCTGCAAAGCATTCGACATGGTCAATGCGGATAACTTTATGACAAGAATGTATGCCAGTGGATGGGAACCTGATATCACAACCTACAATATAAAGCTTCATGGTTTCTGTAGTAGTAGGAGGATAAATCGAGCAGTTATGATGTTGGATGAGCTTGTATCTGCTGGAGTGGTGCCAAATACCGTTACATATAACACTATGATGAATAGTGCTTGCAATGACATATTGGACCGTGCAATGATTTTGGCAGCAAAGTTGCTTAAGATGGCATTTATCCCAAACACCGTTACCGCTAACTTACTACTTTCTCACCTATGGAAGCAGGGACTACCTCAGCGGACGTTGATGTGGGGGCAGAAGTTGAGCGAAATTGGTTTTGAGTTTGATGaaataacatataaaattttGGACAATGCTTCTCATTATATACAAGAAAACACAGAATATTGTACAGAAACAACAGGAAAGAGTCTCTTTCTAGACTTCCTCATGTACATTACCTATGACTACATACGTAGAAGTAAGGCTTATAGTGATAAAAATGACAGCTCTTACGAACTAGTTGAGGATGGTCCTTGTGGGTCCTTCAAGTTAGTCAACAAGGCGTATAGCCAATTTGATGAAAGAGCAAGAAACTAA